Within the Chitinophagales bacterium genome, the region TCACAGCGAATGGAGCACCCGTTTAGCTATTCTATTGAAATTGATCCCGAAATTGATCCTGAAAATACGTTGATTCCGCCAATGCTACTACAGCCAATTGTTGAAAATTCAATCTGGCATGGATTGGCGCCAAGGAATAAACCAGGAAAAATTATTATCAGGGTTAAGAAACAAAATGAAACCATTCAATGTGAAGTGGAGGATAATGGAATTGGCAGGGAAGTTTCAAGTATACCGAATAATGGGTTGAAAGCTGAATCGCATGGATTAAAAATAACCGCAGAACGGCTGGCTATTATTGAACAGATAAAAAAAATAGAAACCAATCTCAAATTCCGTGATTTAAACGGAGATAATAATTTCACAGGGCTTAATGTAACTTTTACGCTGCCTTTTGAAGAAGCAGTTTGAATTCAGGGAACTGATTAAATATCTATCGTATTTATTTGCATTAGTAAAAAACTGGCATGATAAAAACAATTATTGTAGACGATGAAAAAAAATTCAGCGATGCGTTGAATAAGATGATTACCGAAAACTTCAGGGATAAACTACATGTTGTTGCAAAAAGCAAATCAGTAAAAGAGGCAGTTCATGACATTAAAATCTATGATCCTGACTTAATTTTTCTTGATGTTGAAATGCCACCCGGCAATGGGTTCCAGGTGCTTGAACAAATTGAAAAAAAGAATTTTGAAGTGATCTTTACAACTGCTTTTGATCAGTATGCAATAAAGGCAATCCGGTTTTCAGCACTTGATTTTTTGCTTAAACCCTTCGGCGTGCAGGATCTAAATGAAGCATTAAAACAATATGATGAAAAGATTCTCACCGAAAAAACGCAGAAACAATATGAAGTGCTGCTTTATATTAAGTCAGTAAGTGATTCTCAGAAAAAAATTGCGCTTCCTACATTAAATGGTTTTGCAATTGTAAGTCTTGGTGATATTATCAGGTGCGAGTCGGATAGTAATTATACTCAGTTTCATCTAAAAGACAAATCAAAGATTTTAGTGTGCAAGCCTTTAAAAGATTATGAAGGGTTACTGGAAGAAAATGGTTTTTTCAGGGTTCACCAAAGCCATCTGATCAATGTGCATTACATTAAAAATTATTCCCGCGACATTGGCGGAACTATTACGATGACTGACGGATCAGAAATTGCCGTTTCGAGGCGAAAGAAGGATGAATTTCTGAAACGCCTGATGAACGGGTTTTAGCAAAGCCGGATTCTATTTCAATTTTACCGTATTGTTTTCTTTCCCTACCGCTTTCTAAATGCAGCGGATTGGCCCTTAAGTATAACCATAGCTTTCTTGCAATTTAAATTATCATTTTTTTTCACTGCTGTCCGTTAAAAATCGGAAAAGCCACAATTAGGAATGCCCCTGGCTGTGAGAATAGATCGCTGATAGCTTATTTTAAAAAAATTCTGCCTGTTGCTCAATCAGGTAGAAAATAGCTGCTGCACCAATTTAGTTCTTGGTTTTTCAAAAGCAGCTAATGGATTTTTTATAAAATCAACAGGTGGATGTAACTCATTAAATTAAAGCGAATGATGACTTTCCGATTGCTGAATGACCACTTGCGTTTTGCTTGCCGTTGAATGACGACAACTTTATTCCTAATGAGTTCTAACCTTTAAATCCTCAACTATTAAATCAAAAATTTTAGCTTATAAGCATTCAAAGGATTTATGAAGAGCTACAGAAGAAAGTGTTTTTCATGGTTCATCAAGGCTACTTGATCAATGTGCAGTGCATTAAAAATTCTTATTGCACCATTAAGTGGACCTGGCTGGTCGGAGGTAGCAGTTTCAAGGCGAAAGAAGAGGGAATTTTTGAAAACCGCTGATGGGGGATTTAAATAAATAAACCAAATTCTATTTCAATTCTACATCATTTGTCTCTTCCAATACCGCATTCTAAATGCTGAGTTTATAACCTGATTACAGAGATATCTTTAAGGTTCTTAAAAATTTATCTCGCTATGAAATTTTATACAAAGACCTTAACACTATTAGGAATAGTATTCCTCCTCACCCTCAAAACCTCACAATCGCAGGTTTGTACCAGCGGACTTTACAATCCATATTACAGTTGTTATTATGGTTCAGCCATTGACAATTTTAATCTAAGTAATATCAATCAAACAAATACCGGCTGTTCAGGACCTGATGCGGCAGATTATACTAATTTGAGCTGCGAACTGGCCCAGGGGGAGTCCTATATTTTTTCACTCACTTCCTCGTCCTATTATCCATATAGTGATTTTGCAGGCATCTGGATTGATTTTAATGATAATGATGATTTTGGAGATGCTGGTGAAATCCTATTCAGCTCATCTTACAATGGAGAATTTACCGGGACAATTGCTATTCCTTTAACAGCTCCTCTGGGAATGCATCGTATGAGAGTAAGATTAAATGGAGATTACTATCAATTTACTTTGCCCGATGCTTGTATGACCTTTTACTATGGGGAAACACAGGATTATACAGCCAATATTTCCGCTGCACCTCCATGTCCCGGAATCTCCTCCTTGTCAGTTTCAAATGTAACCTTAAGCACGGCCGATATCAATTGGACCTGCAACTCATGTGCAGGGCCTTTTATAATTGAATATGGAATGGCCGGATTTGTTCCCGGAACAGGCGCTTCTGCTGGTAGTGGTGGTACTATAATAAGCGCTAATACTTCACCTGCTTCCCTTTCCGGACTTACTCCGTCTACTGATTATTCGGTTTTTATCCGGAGAAATTGTGGAGTTGATGGATACAGCCAGAATTTAGGTCCTGTAAATTTCACTACGGTATATGATGCATGTGGTACTCTGTCGGCTATTACGTGTGGAACATCTGTCACCTCCGTTATTCCTCCGGGTACGGGGGCATTTAATACATGTCCCAACCCTCAGGTGGGTAAGGAAAATATTTTTGAATTTACAAGTATGGAAGCGGGGACTTATACAATTACTACGACTTCTTATGGATCCGGCGCTTTTGCCTATAAGGAGGCAAGCAGTGGCTGCAATGGGGAGGGATGGATCTGCATTGATGGCATTTATGGATCCGGAACCTTCATATTAGGATCACTTTCAGCCAATACAAATTATTACCTGATCCATGATGCTTCATCCACATACGGTGCGAGTTATACCTTTCAGATTGATTGCTTTACCCCCTATTTTCCCTGTCAAAGTATAACTACAATTGATAGTTGCGGATCACAGGTAAATGCATTTATACCTTCAGGGGTAGGAGCGTATTCAAACACACAATGTCAAGATTATCAGAATTACGGCAAGGAGAGAATTTATTCTTTCACGCCAACGGTGTCGGGTAATTATACCTTAACCCTCAATCAAAACAATAATGGATATTATAGTGCTGGTTTTAGCTACAAAAAAGCATCCTTAGGCTGTGATGAAAATAACTGGAATTGCATCACTGAAACATCCTATAATAACATTTATCTTATCGGTTATTTGTTACAGGATACCACTTACTACTTCCTAGCAGATGCATATTCTCTTTCCGGTGCTGATTTTACCTTGCAGATTGATTGCTTTACCCCCTCTTTTCCCTGTCAAAGTATAACTACAATTGATAGTTGCGGATCACAGGTAAATGCATTTATCCCTTCAGGGGTAGGAGCGTATTCAAATACACAATGTCAAGATTATCAGAATAACGGCAAGGAGAGAATTTATTCTTTCAAGCCAACGGTGGCGGGTAATTATACCTTAACCCTCAATCAAAACAATTATGGATATAATAGTGCTGGTTTTAGCTACAAAAAAGCATCCTTAGGCTGTGATGAAAATAACTGGAATTGCATCACTGAAACCTCCTATGATAACACTTATCTTATAGGTTATTTGTTACAAGATACAACTTACTACTTCCTCGAAGACGCATATTCTCTATCCGGTGTTGATTTTACATTGCAGATTGATTGCTTCATTCCTTCAACCCCCTGTGCAACGCCTACCGTTGTATCCTGTAACAGTATCATAAATTTTTCAGTGCCTTCCGGAACAGGTGCATTTAATCTCACCGGGTGCGGCTATGGAGATAATCCGGTTGGTAAAGAGATAGTTTATGAATTTACACCTACTTTATCAGGAAATGCAAGCATCCATATTACTGCTTCTTCATACAGCTTTCCTGTTAAATACTTTTTTAAAGAGGCAGCTTCAGGCTGTAATTCCAATGACTGGAAGTGTATTGGGGAATACTATTCTTCTACATATTTATTAATACCTGCTACATTGAATGCAGGGACTACCTATTATATAATGGCTGATGGTACTACCTTGAACGGGGGTTCACAATCTTTTGAAATTACTTGTCCCGAGGTATGGAATCCGTGTTCTACTATTACACCTATAACGTGCGCATCATCCGTTACAGCAACAATTCCCCAGGGAGTGGGCGCATACAATCAATCCTCAGGAATTTCGGGCTTAGAATGTACTGCTTACAATCCATTTGGAAAGGAATTAATTTATTCTTTTTCAGCAACAGTTTCGGGAACTTATGCCGTTAATGTTACAGGCACAAATTATAATAGTGTAAGTTATCTTATCAAGGATGCATCTTCAGGATGTAATGACTTAAACTGGACATGTATTGGTTCCACGTCAAACCCAACCTATTCTTATCCCTACTATACGCCTTACCCGTTAGTTGCCGGCCAAACTTATTATATTATGCTAAAGGCAGGAAGCTATAATGGAGCAAATCATGATTTTTCTATCAGTTGTCCTGAACCATATTTTCCATGTGATTCTATTCAAAGCGCAAATTGTGGGGATCTTGCTACAGTAAATATTACGAGCGGATTGGGAGTTTTTTCTCCACGCAATGGGTTTAGCTACACGGGGAAAGAAAAGATGTTTGAATTTACGCCAGCCGTTTCAGGAAATCATTTGTTTAATGTTGAAGACTTAAGTTATAATGAAGAGGTACAATACTCTGTTAAAGTAGCTTCTGACGGATGTAACAATAATAACTGGACACCACTTGCATACGTATATTATGGAAGTCAGTCAGTGGCTTTCCCTTACCCTTTAACGGCAGGTGAATCGTATTATATTATGGCCGATGGTGCCGATCCTTCACAAACTGCTACACATCAGTTTACCATTGTGTGTCCTTCCGTTGCCTATGATGCTTGTGCAACCATAACAACCATATCAGGTTGCGGAATTGCGATTACTTCTTCACGTCCTGAAGGATTAGGTGAATTCGGACCCGTAAATTCTTGTGGATATAACCAGGAACCGGGTAAAGAAAACATTTATGAGTTCATAGCCCCGGCTACAGGGAATTTTGCGTTGGGTGGGTTCTCCGGTGGGTCAGGTAACGACCTGTTTTTTGTTAAAGAGGTATCGTCCGGATGTAATAATGATGGATGGGAATGTATTGGAGGAAATTTGGCCCTGGTTTCCGGTACTCATTATTATATTATGGTGGATGGCTTAGATACCATGAGCTCCACCCTGACATTTGAAATTGATTGTCCGAACCCGGATCCCTGTTTATCAATACAGACAATTACCTGTGGGTATCAAAATCCCGTGAACGTAAATTTTCCACCCGGGGCAGGAACATATAACTTCAATACTTGTAATAATGCTTATTACCAACCTGTAGGAAGAGAAGTTATTTATTCGTTTTCGCCTTCAGAATCCGGAAGTTATTACCTTAATTCAAATTATCTTACTTCAGAAACCTATTTCTTCATTAAAAATGCTTCCGGAGGGTGCGGTGATTCTGGATGGGATTGTATAACAGCTACAGACTATTTTTACTATTCTGATCAACAATTACCCTATGACCTAATTGCCGGCAATACCTATTATATTATGGTTGACAATTCGGAAACTTATGGAACATCATTTAGTTTTTATTTAACCTGTGCAACCGGTTGTGCACAATATGCCGACAATGATGCAGATGGTTATGGGGATGCTAATAATGTAAACTACTCCTGTTTTCCCGTATTAGGATATGTACCTGATAATACTGATTGCAATGACAATAATTCCGCGGTTTATCCCGGAACTACAGATATGTGCAATGGCATCGATGATAACTGCAATGGTGTTACGGATGAAAATGGTTTTACGGCCACCGTCACTCCTTCAGGAACAGTATCCGTCTGCCATGGCGTTCCGGTTGCCCTGACGTCGAACACAGGAGCAGGATTGACTTATCAGTGGTACAAGGGTAACAACCCGATATCAGGTGCAACCAATTCTACCCTTTCAACCATCAAGAAAGGAAACTTCTCGGTAGTTGAATTGAATGGTGCCTGCACAGCAACTTCAAACACTACCACAATAACCAGGATAACAGCACCCAATGCAACCATTACCGCCAGCGGCAGTCTTGACATCTGCACCACCGGATCGGTAACATTGCGTGCCAATTCAAGCAATAATCACACTTTCACCTATCAGTGGAATAAGGGTGGAATACAGATCAGCGGCGCTACTACTCGTTCCTACGTTGCTACAGGAAGCGGTGATTATACCGTCAAGGTTACCAATGAGAGCGGGTGTTCCAGTACCTCTGCAATCACTACCGTTTATACATCCTGTAAGGCTGCAGAAACAACAGAGCTGTTAACCGGCAGACTGAGTTTGTATCCGAGCCCCAATAATGGTCAGTTCGTGATAGAGCTACAATTGAGTGGCGCGGTGAATGAGCAGGCCGACATTGAAATTCTGAATATACTCGGACAAAGCGTTTATTTGAACCGCACAGCAGTAGTGGCTGGCAAATTATTCGAAGGAGTGAAATTTAATGCCTCCGTTCCTGCGGGCGCTTACTTTGTGAGAATAATTACTGATGCTGAGGTTTACACAGGAATAATAGAGTACCAGAAGTAGAAAATAATAAGATACCATTTAACCAAAATCAGGAGAAGCTGAAAATCCTTGTCCACTTTCTTATAGGACTTAAAAGAGTAAGCACCCGGAAGCCGAAAAGGTTATAGAGTAGGCAAACAATTTTATTATAATAATATGAAAACTATCAGTACATCTTTATGCATCATGATGCTAAGCATCTTCTGCATAATTCATTCTGCAAATGCACAAAACACTTTTCCATCCACTGGCGCAGCAGGCATTGGCACTACTACACCAAAAGCATCATCACTGCTCGAGGTGAAGTCAACCACCAGGGGTGTGCTGCTGCCGCGCATGACAATGACACAGCGTGATGCTATCTCCTCCCCAGTGGAGGGACTTTTGATTTACCAAACTGATAAAACCGCTGGATTTTATTATTACAGCGGAACGGCATGGAAAGCCATCTCATCTAAAGGATGGGAACTCAAAGGCAACAGCGGCACTGATGCCTCAATAAATTTTATCGGCACTACCGATGCTCAGCCACTGATTTTTAAAGTGAATAATCAGAAGGCGGGGTTAATTGATTACTCAGCTGCAAATGCAAATACAAGTTTCGGATATCAGACGCTCAACTCAAACACAGGAGCAGATAATACTTGTATAGGGTACCAGGCACTTTTTAATAATACCACAGGAAGTGATAACACTGCCACGGGAATTGGTGCGCTTTATTACAACACCACCGGAAATTACAACGCGGCAAATGGGTCTTATGCCCTTTATTACAACACCACCGGATTTAACAATACCGCAAACGGAAATCATGCGCTACATATCAACAATACAGGATACGACAACACCGCAAATGGAGCTAGTGCCCTTTTTTCCAACAACACCGGATATAATAACACCGCAAATGGGGCAGATGCACTTGCTTACAATACCACCGGATTTTCCAACACCGCAAATGGGTATTTAACCCTTTATAGCAACACCACCGGAGCCTACAACACCGCAAATGGAGCTAGTGCCCTTTTTTCCAACAACACCGGATATTACAACACCGGAAATGGAGTTAACACCCTTTATTACAACACCTCCGGAAATTACAACGCGGCAAATGGGTCTTATGCCCTTTATTTCAACACCACCGGATTTAACAATACCGCAAACGGATACGAGGCCCTTTATTCCAATACTATCGGATATTTAAACACCGCAAATGGAAATAACGCCCTTCTTGACAACACCTCCGGAAATTACAACGTGGCAAATGGGTCTTATGCCCTTTCTTTGAACACCACTGGAAATTATAATACTGCCAATGGAATGGATGCGCTTTTTTCCAACCAAAATGGCTACAATAATACCGCCACCGGTGTTGAGGCCTTGTATAAGGCTAATAATCACGATAACACCGCCTTTGGATATCAATCGCTTTTTAGTAATGTGGGTGATTATAATACTGCAGTGGGATTTCAAGCACTATATTCAAATACAACAGGCTATAATAACACTGCTCTTGGAATTAATGCAGATGTTTCAACAGGCGGCCTGTATAGTGCTACTGCTATAGGTCAAGGTGCGATAGTAGATGCCAGCGAGAAAATGCAGTTAGGCAGTTCTACAACTATATTATCGACCTCTAACGGTTACACTATTGTAAGTGATGGAAGATTTAAGGAAAATATAGAAGATAACG harbors:
- a CDS encoding T9SS type A sorting domain-containing protein; its protein translation is MKFYTKTLTLLGIVFLLTLKTSQSQVCTSGLYNPYYSCYYGSAIDNFNLSNINQTNTGCSGPDAADYTNLSCELAQGESYIFSLTSSSYYPYSDFAGIWIDFNDNDDFGDAGEILFSSSYNGEFTGTIAIPLTAPLGMHRMRVRLNGDYYQFTLPDACMTFYYGETQDYTANISAAPPCPGISSLSVSNVTLSTADINWTCNSCAGPFIIEYGMAGFVPGTGASAGSGGTIISANTSPASLSGLTPSTDYSVFIRRNCGVDGYSQNLGPVNFTTVYDACGTLSAITCGTSVTSVIPPGTGAFNTCPNPQVGKENIFEFTSMEAGTYTITTTSYGSGAFAYKEASSGCNGEGWICIDGIYGSGTFILGSLSANTNYYLIHDASSTYGASYTFQIDCFTPYFPCQSITTIDSCGSQVNAFIPSGVGAYSNTQCQDYQNYGKERIYSFTPTVSGNYTLTLNQNNNGYYSAGFSYKKASLGCDENNWNCITETSYNNIYLIGYLLQDTTYYFLADAYSLSGADFTLQIDCFTPSFPCQSITTIDSCGSQVNAFIPSGVGAYSNTQCQDYQNNGKERIYSFKPTVAGNYTLTLNQNNYGYNSAGFSYKKASLGCDENNWNCITETSYDNTYLIGYLLQDTTYYFLEDAYSLSGVDFTLQIDCFIPSTPCATPTVVSCNSIINFSVPSGTGAFNLTGCGYGDNPVGKEIVYEFTPTLSGNASIHITASSYSFPVKYFFKEAASGCNSNDWKCIGEYYSSTYLLIPATLNAGTTYYIMADGTTLNGGSQSFEITCPEVWNPCSTITPITCASSVTATIPQGVGAYNQSSGISGLECTAYNPFGKELIYSFSATVSGTYAVNVTGTNYNSVSYLIKDASSGCNDLNWTCIGSTSNPTYSYPYYTPYPLVAGQTYYIMLKAGSYNGANHDFSISCPEPYFPCDSIQSANCGDLATVNITSGLGVFSPRNGFSYTGKEKMFEFTPAVSGNHLFNVEDLSYNEEVQYSVKVASDGCNNNNWTPLAYVYYGSQSVAFPYPLTAGESYYIMADGADPSQTATHQFTIVCPSVAYDACATITTISGCGIAITSSRPEGLGEFGPVNSCGYNQEPGKENIYEFIAPATGNFALGGFSGGSGNDLFFVKEVSSGCNNDGWECIGGNLALVSGTHYYIMVDGLDTMSSTLTFEIDCPNPDPCLSIQTITCGYQNPVNVNFPPGAGTYNFNTCNNAYYQPVGREVIYSFSPSESGSYYLNSNYLTSETYFFIKNASGGCGDSGWDCITATDYFYYSDQQLPYDLIAGNTYYIMVDNSETYGTSFSFYLTCATGCAQYADNDADGYGDANNVNYSCFPVLGYVPDNTDCNDNNSAVYPGTTDMCNGIDDNCNGVTDENGFTATVTPSGTVSVCHGVPVALTSNTGAGLTYQWYKGNNPISGATNSTLSTIKKGNFSVVELNGACTATSNTTTITRITAPNATITASGSLDICTTGSVTLRANSSNNHTFTYQWNKGGIQISGATTRSYVATGSGDYTVKVTNESGCSSTSAITTVYTSCKAAETTELLTGRLSLYPSPNNGQFVIELQLSGAVNEQADIEILNILGQSVYLNRTAVVAGKLFEGVKFNASVPAGAYFVRIITDAEVYTGIIEYQK
- a CDS encoding tail fiber domain-containing protein, whose protein sequence is MKTISTSLCIMMLSIFCIIHSANAQNTFPSTGAAGIGTTTPKASSLLEVKSTTRGVLLPRMTMTQRDAISSPVEGLLIYQTDKTAGFYYYSGTAWKAISSKGWELKGNSGTDASINFIGTTDAQPLIFKVNNQKAGLIDYSAANANTSFGYQTLNSNTGADNTCIGYQALFNNTTGSDNTATGIGALYYNTTGNYNAANGSYALYYNTTGFNNTANGNHALHINNTGYDNTANGASALFSNNTGYNNTANGADALAYNTTGFSNTANGYLTLYSNTTGAYNTANGASALFSNNTGYYNTGNGVNTLYYNTSGNYNAANGSYALYFNTTGFNNTANGYEALYSNTIGYLNTANGNNALLDNTSGNYNVANGSYALSLNTTGNYNTANGMDALFSNQNGYNNTATGVEALYKANNHDNTAFGYQSLFSNVGDYNTAVGFQALYSNTTGYNNTALGINADVSTGGLYSATAIGQGAIVDASEKMQLGSSTTILSTSNGYTIVSDGRFKENIEDNDVPGLTFINKLRPVTYTFNYKTFDDFLRRDCKNKITDDNYLSQLAEKSKARQTGFIAQEVDKAVKENGFTFNGVYAPQNEHDNYALDYSRFVVPLVKAVQELDEGQKSETASRKSEVDDLKSEIENLKSQISNLQSGISDGTIKVSIASETTGALLGQNIPNPFDNSTLIPFRVPMNCSDASIVISETSTGRIVRAIPVSCGETQFTLEAGTFAGGSYSYSLYVDGKMIDTRTMVLIK
- a CDS encoding response regulator transcription factor, whose product is MIKTIIVDDEKKFSDALNKMITENFRDKLHVVAKSKSVKEAVHDIKIYDPDLIFLDVEMPPGNGFQVLEQIEKKNFEVIFTTAFDQYAIKAIRFSALDFLLKPFGVQDLNEALKQYDEKILTEKTQKQYEVLLYIKSVSDSQKKIALPTLNGFAIVSLGDIIRCESDSNYTQFHLKDKSKILVCKPLKDYEGLLEENGFFRVHQSHLINVHYIKNYSRDIGGTITMTDGSEIAVSRRKKDEFLKRLMNGF